A region of the Zymomonas mobilis subsp. mobilis ATCC 10988 genome:
TAGGGCCTGAAACCAAAAAAGAAATTTTGCAGGAAGAATGCCAGCGTTTCGGTATTAAATTAGAAGAAACCATCACCTTGGGGGATGGCGCTAATGATATTCCGATGATCGAGGCCGCGGGCCTTGGCGTTGCTTATCATGCCAAACCACGCACAGTTTCTCACTCAGATGCTCATATCAGCTATGGTGATATGACAGCGATCCTTTTTGCCCAAGGCTATACGCCCGATGAATGGGTAAAATAAGACCTTTTCCCTTTCTAAAATTTCAGAGGTGGCTTTATTCCTGTTAAAGCCACCTTTTATTTTATCTTTTTCTTTATTCTTTCTTAGCTTTTCTGATTAAAAATTTTTGTAAATATAGCCAATATTTCCAATGAAATATCAGGTTAAAATATCTGTAAAGAACGAGAATTTTCTTATCACTTTAACGATAACTATTGGCATCATCAAAATCATCAAGAATTAATCAAAATTGAAATGACAGTTATGCCTTTTACTCTAAAAGGGATGTGCTTTCTGTCTTGGAATAAGGCCATATTTTTGTTAATTCATAATAAATAAAAAGGTAAATCATCTTCAATAGGGAATCGGATACTATAAATTTATAGCCGTTCATCCGATCATCTCTGGCGCTGGATTAAGATAACGAGGGGCAAGCACAGTTTTATGAATATCAAGGCTTTATTCGGGTCTGCGGTCGTCTTGGCAGTGGTGGCCTATGGGGCAACAACCTCTTATCTGGTTCATTACGATCATGAAACAGCGCCCAAACTTTCTTCGCTGTCCCCGACAAATAACAATCCGAAAGCTAAGGCTGCCTTTGATACAATTGCAGAAGCCCGCTGCGATTACTGTCATACCAAAGATGCTAAACTGCCTTTTTATGCTAGCTTGCCCGTTGCAAAACAGTTGATGCAGCGTGACATCAAACGCGGGTTACAGCATTTCCAGATACAACCGGTTTTAAATGCCTTGGAAAAAGGCGAAGCGGTCGATGAAGAATCCTTGGCAAGAATGCAGTTCGTCGTTGAGCATGACATGATGCCGCCGAAAATGTATCTTACCATGCATTGGCATGCCGCCCTTGGTGAAAAGGGCAAAAAGGCTATGCTGGAATGGATCAAGGAAAGCCGGATTAAAAATTATGATGCGGCTGGGCTTGTTGCGCCTCAATTTCAGTCGGAACCGATACAACCCATTCCGGCAGCTGATTTTTCTGACAAAGAAAAAATCGCCCTTGGGGAACGTCTGTTCTTTGATAAACAGCTTTCTGGCGATGGCACTTTAAATTGTGCCAGCTGTCACGGCCTGAACAAGGGTGGGGTGGATAATCTCGTCACCTCTACGGGTATCAAAGGACAAAAGGGTCCCATTAACGCGCCTACTGTTTACAATTCGGTTTATAACAAACTGCAATTCTGGGATGGCCGAGCAAAAGATTTACAGGAACAGGCGGCGGGTCCTGTCATGAATCCTCTGGAAATGGGTTCCCATGATTGGGCAGAAGTTAGCAAGCGCGTTATGGCACAGCCGGGCTATAAAGAAGCCTTTACAAAGGTCTATGGCGGTCAGGCCAATCAGGAACGTATTACCAATGCAATCGCTGTTTATGAGGCGACTTTGGTAACGCCTGACAGTCGTTTTGACCAATATTTAAAAGGCCATGAAAACGCGATCAACGAACAGGAAAAACGCGGTTACGCGTTGTTTAAAGATCTGGGTTGTGCTTCTTGCCATGTCGGTAAAGCGATGGGTGGTCAAAGTTTTGAAGTTATGGGACTTGAAGGTGACTATTTCGGTAAAAGAGGTCACCCAAGTGATGCCGATCAAGGCCGTTTCTCTCAAACGCATAATGCCCTTGATATGCATCGTTTCAATGTGCCAACATTACGGAATATTGAATTGACGGCACCTTATTTCCATGATGGCAGCGCCAAAACTTTGGAAGAAGCCGTTCGTGAAATGGTGCGCTACCAGACGCAGAAAGGCCAAATTCCTGAAAAGGATGTTCAGGATATTGTGGCCTTCTTGAAAACTCAAACGGGAAGCTATCGCGGCCATAATCTGGCAACGATCACAGAAGAAGAAGCAGGCATATTGCCTTCTAAATAATCATCCTCCTCTTTAAACAAGAGAACAGATGCCTCTCTTCCAAAAGGATAAAATCCTAATGAAAGAGGGGCATTTTTTTAAAAATTAGCTGTTATCTGTGGTCAGCTTCGCTTATTCCAATGGTATGTTAACTATATCGCAAGCAGAAGAACAGGCAGCCCGTTTGGTGGCTGCTGCATGTCAAGCCGGAGCCGATGCGGCTGATGTTGTTTTTGTCCAAGGACAATCCCAAGATATTTCCGTTCGCTTGGGACAACTAGAAGATGTGGGTCGCTCTGAAGGCGCAGAGATCGGGTTAAGATTGTTTATCGGACATCGTTCGGCCAGTGTTTCTTCTTCTGATTTTTCGAAAGAAGCCTTGGATGCCTTGGTTGAAAGAGCCGTTGCGATGGCACGCGAGGCGCCCGAAGATCGCTGGGCAGGCTTGGCACCAAAAGAATTGCTGATGCAGGGCGCAGCACCGGAAATCGAAAGCGATGATGGAAAAGAAATTGCTCCAGCCGTCTTGCGAGAGCTGGCCTTAAAAGCTGAGGATGCTGCCCGTTCAGTTGACGGTATTACAAATAGTGAAGGGGCTTCTGCCAGCGCAGGTCGCACGATTTTTGCCCTCGCGACGAGTGAGGGTTTCACTCGCGGTTCCAGCTCTTCAAGCTATGGCTGCTCTGCCTGTGTTATTGCAGGGCAGGGGGTTAATATGCAGCGTGATTATGATTTTCACGCCACCCGCTATTTTGAAGATTTAGACGCGGCTGAATTGATTGGGACAAGAGCCGCTGAACGGACAATTGCGCGATTGAATCCGACGCGGATTGATAGCGGTCAAATGCCGATTATTTTCGATCCACGCGTCGGTAGCGGATTCTTATCCTATTTAATTCAAGGCATCAGCGGCGGCGCTATCACGCGCAAGACCAGTTTTTTGTTAGACAGCCTTGGAAAGCCGGTTTTCAATGAAGGTATCACCATCAAAGAAGACCCTTGGCGGAAAAGAGGCATCGCCTCGCGTGCTTTTGATGGCGAAGGCCTACCAACAAAACCCAATAATATTATTGAAAAAGGCCGATTGAATGGCTGGTTGCTTGATTCAGCCGCCGCTCGTCAATTGGGCATGACCCCGACTGGCCATGCCAGAAGAGGCGTCGGGGGGCCTCCGTCAACAGGAACGGCCAATCTTTATCTGGAAGCTGGAAAGGTCACACCCGAAGAATTGATGTCAGATATCAAGCTGGGTATTTATGTGACCGAAATGATTGGCAGTGGTGTCAATATGATTACGGGTGATTATAGCCGTGGCGCATCCGGCTTTATTATTCGTGATGGGCAGCTTGCGGAGCCTGTTGCCGAAATTACAGTTGCCGGTAATTTGAAAGACATCTTTATGCATATGGTGCCTGCCAATGATCTGCGCTTCCGTCGCGGAACCGAAGTGCCGACTTTGCGGGTCGATGGATTGATGGTTGCTGGCCAATAATCCTTCGCTAAAATTTTATTGAGAAAGGCATGGCGGCAGAAGCCTCTGTGCCTTTTATTTTTTGGGAATAAGCGGAAATAGAGCCGGTTTCCGTCCTTTCATAACCCAAGGTTGCCCCAGAAACAGCGCGACCACCAATAATCCGGCAGCCCAAGCAAAGGATGGCGGGAAAGGATGACCTTTCATCCATAAGAAAAAACGGCTGGCAAAAGGTTCGATTGAAAAAATCAGCGCCATCGGGAAAGCCGACATAGCTTGTTGCGCCTTGTTTAAACAAAGTTGAGCCGCCGCCATCAAAATGGCCAAAACGATCAGCCCAAGGAAAATACCCGAATGAAAATCAAGCGGTAATGGGCGGGTTAAAAATAATGCGGCAGGGGTTATCCATACCGTTTGGGTAAGCAGGCCGATAACGGCCAAAGAAACCGGATCAATAATACGCTTTTTCAAAACATAATGGTTGCCAAAGAAGAAAGCCGCAAAAGCAAAAGCAGCCATAAAGGCAAAAAGATAACCATTATTCCAGCTTTTAGGCCAAGAGGGCTGTGCCAAAATCGCCAATGCCCCAAAAGCAAAAGACGCTGATATTAAAGCTATAGCCCCAGAGCGCGAAAAAATTTTCTTTCTATATTGTAACAAGAGAGCCATCACGACCACCAATGCCATGATCGTCGCGGTTTGTTGCGCTCCTATTTTGAGTAATCCGGCCATTTCCAGATAGAAAGAAGCCGATTGCAAGGACGCTATTGCTATAGCCCAAAGCCATTTTTTGGCAGAGATCGCAGGCGGATGGCCTTGGACGATAATCAGAAAACAGGTGGCTAAGCCATATCCTATCGCCATAACCGAGGCGAAAGCCGTATGATAAAAGGCTTGCCCCAAAACCAAAGACAGCGCGGTGTTAAGGAGCATAGCAAAAAAAGCTATCCCGAAATAAGCAAGCTGATTCATCGGGATAGGATAGGCCTAAAGGCGAATAAATTCGCTACTTTTCGGTTCTAACAAATGTAACGAACCATTTTCGATCGCAAACCATGCCCCATGCAGGTCGAGTTTACCTGCGGCTTCCCGATCTCGAACAAAGGGAAAACTACGGAGATTGGCAATACTGGTTCTGACGCCTTCATGTTCCAAACGGCAAGCAACATCAGATTCGTGGCCATGTTCGGCAACGACTCTGTCGCGGGCATCATCCAGCAAGGAAATCCAGCTTTTGATGAAGAAATCATCATCTTCGTCTTCGCTTCCGGTGCCTTCCAAAGAAGCTTTGATACCGCCACAGGCACCATGCCCCATAACTAGAATATCGCTTACTTCCAGCTTGGTTACGGCATATTCAAGTGCTGCCGATACACCATGATGCCCTAATTCTCTTTCATAAGGCGGCACCAAGGCACCCACGACACGAATAACAAAAATTTCACCCGGATTGGTATCGAATATCTGGGCAGGATCAACGCGACTATCAGAACAGGCGATAACCAGAACCTTCGGGTTTTGACCTTTTGACAAATGCTCCCAACGATCATGTTGGTCTGTCCAGTCACCACTACGGAAGCGCTGATATCCCATAATCAGTTTCTGAAAGTCTATCATAGAAAAAATCTTTCTTCATAGAATGAAAAATTGATAATTATCTTTTGCCTGTGTCTTGTCACACTGGCAAGTAACGAAAGGTATCGTTAAATATAAAGGTATGAGTAAAATTCCCGCACCTAATGAAAAAACCAGCCGATCCGATTCTGGTTCCTCGATTTTGCGTAAACCGGACTGGCTTCGTGTCCGTTCTCCCGGTGGCGCTGCTTTTAATGAAACCCACGGCTTGATACGGAAACTGGGTCTGGCCACGGTGTGCGAAGAAGCAGCCTGTCCCAATATTGGAGAATGCTGGACAAAAAAACAGGCAACCGTCATGATTTTGGGGGAAGTCTGTACCCGTGCCTGTGCTTTTTGCAATGTAAAGACAGGCCATCCCGACAAGGTCAATCCTTTGGAACCGGGGCATGTTGCTGATGTCGCTGCCGAAATGAATTTGGAGCATATTGTTATCACATCGGTTGATCGTGACGACCTCGAAGATGGCGGCGCTTCACAATTTGTCAAAGTTATTGAAGCTGTCAGAGCAAGAACCCCGAAAACGACGATTGAGATTCTGACCCCAGATTTCCGTGGTAAGCCGGATCATGCATTGGATATGATCGTCAAAGCCCGCCCCGATGTATTCAATCACAATCTTGAAACGGTGCCCCGTCTTTACCCGACGATTCGTCCGGGAGCGCGTTATTTCACTTCCTTGCGCTTGCTTGAAAAAGTGCGGGAACGGGACCCCTCTATTTTTACCAAATCCGGTTTAATGCTGGGTTTAGGCGAAGATCGTTTGGAAGTGCATCAGGTCATGGACGACATGCGGCAAGCGGATGTCGACTTCTTAACCTTAGGGCAATATTTGCAACCTACGCCGCGCCATGTTCGGGTAGAAGAGTTTGTTACACCTGACAGCTTCAAGGCCTATGCGGCGACAGCTAGAGCCAAGGGTTTTTCAATGGTGGCATCCTCTCCTTTAACGCGTTCCAGCTATTATGCCGGTGCTGATTTTGCGCGTTTAAAAGAAGCCCGCCAAAAGAAGTTGGAAAAAATAGCCGCCAAAAATAGCGGGAAGGGTGCCTAATGCCGCATTATACAGAATCAAAAATATTGCCCTATACGCCACAGCAACTTTTTGATCTGGTCGCGGATATCAGCCGTTATCCTGAATTTTTGCCATGGGTAATCGCCGTTCGGATTCGGTCTCGTGAAGAAAACAGGATGACGGCTGATTTGATTGTGGGCTTCAAGGCTTTTCGGGAAAGCTTTACGTCAAAAGTAACCTTGGATTCACCCCATTCGGTATCGGTTGAATATATCGACGGGCCATTATCCCATCTTCATAATGAATGGCATTTCACAGAAGAAGAAGAGGGAAAAACCCGATTAGATTTTATGGTCGATTTTTCTTTCCGGTCGAGAATTTTCGAGGCACTTGCCGGACAATTCTTTGATCGAGCCGTGCAAAAAATGACTCAAGCCTTTGAAGAAAGGGCGAATAATCTTTACGGTTTATCCGATGCCTAGCGGTTTTTTAGATAAATGGCGCCTTTAGAAAAAGGCAGATTACATCCTATAAAAAATAGGGAAAATCTATTCTGTCCTTGATAAGAAGGTTATCTTTTTTAGGCTCAGGACCTGTTAATTTCTTGAGTTGAGCGGGCTGTTGTGATTCACAGGTTTACCGATGGAGGTGAAGCTGTGAGTGACGTGTTTTTGCTGTCTGAGCACCAGATGGAACGGATTAAGCCGTTTTTTCCACTGGCGCATGGTGTGCCGCGTGTCGATGACCGTCGTGTCCTGAGCGGGATCGTTTACGTGATCCGCAACGGCCTTCAGTGGAAAGACGCCCCGAAAGCGTATGGCCCGCACAAGACTTTATACAACCGGTTTATCCGGTGGAGCCGCCTGGGTGTCTTTGACCGGATCTTCGTCGCCCTGACGGAGCAGGCAGGCCGTTCGAAGCGTCTGATGATCGATGCAACACATCTGAAAGCACACCGGACAGCGGCCTCCCTGCTCAAAAAGGGGCTTTTCCCCGCCATATCGGACGCACGAAAGGCGGACTGAACTCAAAGCTTCACGCTGTATGCGATAGTCAGGGCCGCCCTGTCCGGCTGCATCTGACCGCAGGTCAGGTCAGTGACTTCAAAGGCGCGGATGTTCTGCTGGCAAATCTGCCGGAAGAAACACAAGAAATTCTCGGGGACCGGGGATACGACAGTAATAAAATCAGACAGTCTCTCGCAGACCGGAATATCACCGCCTGTATTCCGCCGAAGAAGAACCGGAAATCAAAGCCGCCTTACGACTGGCATCTGTATAAAAAGCGTCACCTCATCGAAAATATGTTCGCAAAGCTCAAAGACTGGCGGCGTGTCGCAACACGATACGACCGGTGCGCTCACACATTCATGTCAGCAATCCATATCGCAGCAAGTTTCATCTTCTATCTCAAAGAATGAGTCCTGAGCCTAGGTCTGGTCTTTCTTCGCTTCTAAAAACGAAGAAAGACAACCTTACTTTCCAATTATTCGCCAGCCAAATGGCCGTCAGTTTTTAACCTTGAGAGATCGACGCATCCGGCATTAACAGGCTGAGGGCGCATAAAGCTGCCTGTAAACGGATACCGGAACGCCCTAAATCTCCGAAAGATTTCTGTTCCGCAACGACTTCATTCGGATCAGCATCCCGTCTTGCCCGTGCAAAAACAACGGTGCCAACGGGTTTTCTTTCATCGCCGCCGGTCGGGCCCGCAATACCTGTAATCGCAACCGCAATATCAGCATCGCTTTTTTCAACGGCATTCCGTGCCATTGCCCAAGCAACCGCCAAAGAAACAGAGCCAAAGGTTTCGATGACGTCCTGACTAATATTCAGAAGGTCTATTTTTGCCTGATTGGCATAGGTCACAAATCCGGCATCAAAGACATCAGAAGCCCCCGGAACCTCGGTCAAGGCCGCCATTACCAAACCACCGGTGCAGCTTTCTGCAACGGCAATACGCTGACCGGCTGCACGATTGGCATCGATCACCAAGCTGGCGCGGGTTACCAATTCATTCGGTAAATTATAATGGACATTTTCCTGCGGCTGGTTTTCTTCCATATTTTGGATAGTTTTTTGTAATTCTTCACTATCCTGGGCAGAAATATCCTGCTGTTCTGCCTTTTGCTGAAGCGCTTCTTTCTCGGTATCAGAAGGCTGCGAGGACAGGCCATCCGTCTGGTTATTGTCCATAGTCATCGGTTTAATCTCCCGAACAAATATCAAAAGGCAAAATACGTCCAACCTTGCCAATTTTCTTAATCAAGGCGAATGTGGAAACAGAAACATCCCCGATTTTATTGGCGGGTTGTTCTGCTACAAATGGCAAAAAGCCATTTACGATTTCACAGGATTGCGGCTTCATCTTTTGGCTGACGATATCGGAAACCATGGTTTCAATCGCAGCTCTTTTGCCCGCATCTCCCATATCGGCCACAGCCGACCCGCCCAGCCGTTCAAAAGCGGCTTTTGCCTTAGGCCAGTCGGTTTCACTTTCCTGACGAAAGCGCTTGCTAAGGGTCGCTTCCTGCTTCAGCAAATAGGAATCGCTATCCAGCACTGAAGAACATTGCTGTTTTGCGCCTTGCAGCAAGCCCGGTAAAGCTGTTTCCATCAAAGCCTGCGCTTCGGCATGAGTCATACATTGACTCTGGCTCCCTGCGGCCTCGGTGGCAGCAGCCATAGCGCCCGTCCCAAACATGCAGGCAACAAGCGCTATCGAGTGACGAATAACCGGATTCATGGAATAACTAATTAGCACAAAATATCCGGCAAGCGAATACTGGTAACCGCTTGGGCAGCGATCCCTTCTTTGCGGCCTGTAAAACCAAGCTTTTCAGTTGTCGTTGCTTTGATGCTGACCCTTTGTTCAGGAAGCCCCAGAATCTGGGCAATATGCTTACGCATGGCTGGTCGATAAGGCCCCACTTTCGGCGCTTCACAGATAACCGTTACATCCGCATGGTCAATGATAGCTCCGGCTTTCTTGGCAAGCGCAACAGCATATTCAAGGAATTGGGTCGAATTTGCACCCTTCCATTGTGGATCACTTGGCGGAAAATGGGTTCCGATATCGCCATCAGCAATCGCCCCCAGCAAAGCATCTGTCAAAGCATGGAGTGCGACATCGGCATCGGAGTGACCGGCAAGACCATGGTCATGCGGAATTTTGATGCCACCCAACATAATATGGTCACCAGCTTCGAAACAATGAACATCGAAACCTGAACCGCAAACAGAAATCATTTTTTCAGTCATTTGAGCCTCGGCTACAGAAAAATCAGCAGGATAGGTCAGTTTCTCGAGTAGTCTATCGCCTGTTACCAAGGCAATTTTTTTACCAAAAGCGCGGACAACCTGCGCATCATCTGTTGGTTCATCGCTGCCTGTCCATGCCTGATGTGCAGCGATCACGGTCTCAAGATCAAAGGCTTGCGGGGTTTGAACGCGATGGAACAGATTGCGGTCAACGGCTTCGACTTCTTGATTAACAAGAGTATCAACAACTGGCAAAACGGGTATCGCTGCCTTAGACGATTTCAAGGCGTCAAGTAGGCGATCAATCACTGTTTTGGGTAAAAAAGGGCGGGCGGCATCATGAATCAAAACCCGTTTGTAACCACGGTCATGTGCGGCCTTCAAACCATTAATCACAGAATCGCGCCGAAAAACACCACCGATCACTGGCTGCGGTAAATCTCGGTCTCCGACAGCCTCTTGATATAACGCCTGATGCCCGTCCGCGATAACGACTTGTACCGTATCAATTTCGGGATGGGCGAGCAGGTTATCAATCGCATGTGCCAGAATAGCTTTACCAGCGATCTGCCGATATTGCTTTGGCAGGCCTTCACCTGCACGTTTACCCTGACCGGCCGCCACAATAAGCGCTATATTATCTGTTCTTTTCATCATTACCCGCCGAGCCTTAAGCCTTTTCTGAATGCTTGCAATAGAGTTATCGCTTCCTTGAATTGCCGTTTTTATGCAATAGTTGGCCTTTTATAAAGCCTTTTCAGCCAAGGAAAGCTTGTCTGATTTTTGAAAGCAAGCTAACCATAACCGCATGAACAGCCCTGAACATAATCCTACCCATAATCTGATTTCGCCTATTCAGATAGGCTCTGTCCGAATTGATAATCCGGTTATTCTAGCTCCGATGACAGGCGTTACGGATTTGCCTTTTCGTCGGATTGTCCGCCGTTATGGTTCGGG
Encoded here:
- a CDS encoding CinA family protein; the encoded protein is MEENQPQENVHYNLPNELVTRASLVIDANRAAGQRIAVAESCTGGLVMAALTEVPGASDVFDAGFVTYANQAKIDLLNISQDVIETFGSVSLAVAWAMARNAVEKSDADIAVAITGIAGPTGGDERKPVGTVVFARARRDADPNEVVAEQKSFGDLGRSGIRLQAALCALSLLMPDASISQG
- a CDS encoding type II toxin-antitoxin system RatA family toxin; the protein is MPHYTESKILPYTPQQLFDLVADISRYPEFLPWVIAVRIRSREENRMTADLIVGFKAFRESFTSKVTLDSPHSVSVEYIDGPLSHLHNEWHFTEEEEGKTRLDFMVDFSFRSRIFEALAGQFFDRAVQKMTQAFEERANNLYGLSDA
- a CDS encoding IS5 family transposase (programmed frameshift), coding for MSDVFLLSEHQMERIKPFFPLAHGVPRVDDRRVLSGIVYVIRNGLQWKDAPKAYGPHKTLYNRFIRWSRLGVFDRIFVALTEQAGRSKRLMIDATHLKAHRTAASLLKKGLFPRHIGRTKGGLNSKLHAVCDSQGRPVRLHLTAGQVSDFKGADVLLANLPEETQEILGDRGYDSNKIRQSLADRNITACIPPKKNRKSKPPYDWHLYKKRHLIENMFAKLKDWRRVATRYDRCAHTFMSAIHIAASFIFYLKE
- the lipA gene encoding lipoyl synthase, which translates into the protein MSKIPAPNEKTSRSDSGSSILRKPDWLRVRSPGGAAFNETHGLIRKLGLATVCEEAACPNIGECWTKKQATVMILGEVCTRACAFCNVKTGHPDKVNPLEPGHVADVAAEMNLEHIVITSVDRDDLEDGGASQFVKVIEAVRARTPKTTIEILTPDFRGKPDHALDMIVKARPDVFNHNLETVPRLYPTIRPGARYFTSLRLLEKVRERDPSIFTKSGLMLGLGEDRLEVHQVMDDMRQADVDFLTLGQYLQPTPRHVRVEEFVTPDSFKAYAATARAKGFSMVASSPLTRSSYYAGADFARLKEARQKKLEKIAAKNSGKGA
- a CDS encoding cytochrome-c peroxidase; this encodes MNIKALFGSAVVLAVVAYGATTSYLVHYDHETAPKLSSLSPTNNNPKAKAAFDTIAEARCDYCHTKDAKLPFYASLPVAKQLMQRDIKRGLQHFQIQPVLNALEKGEAVDEESLARMQFVVEHDMMPPKMYLTMHWHAALGEKGKKAMLEWIKESRIKNYDAAGLVAPQFQSEPIQPIPAADFSDKEKIALGERLFFDKQLSGDGTLNCASCHGLNKGGVDNLVTSTGIKGQKGPINAPTVYNSVYNKLQFWDGRAKDLQEQAAGPVMNPLEMGSHDWAEVSKRVMAQPGYKEAFTKVYGGQANQERITNAIAVYEATLVTPDSRFDQYLKGHENAINEQEKRGYALFKDLGCASCHVGKAMGGQSFEVMGLEGDYFGKRGHPSDADQGRFSQTHNALDMHRFNVPTLRNIELTAPYFHDGSAKTLEEAVREMVRYQTQKGQIPEKDVQDIVAFLKTQTGSYRGHNLATITEEEAGILPSK
- a CDS encoding TldD/PmbA family protein codes for the protein MLTISQAEEQAARLVAAACQAGADAADVVFVQGQSQDISVRLGQLEDVGRSEGAEIGLRLFIGHRSASVSSSDFSKEALDALVERAVAMAREAPEDRWAGLAPKELLMQGAAPEIESDDGKEIAPAVLRELALKAEDAARSVDGITNSEGASASAGRTIFALATSEGFTRGSSSSSYGCSACVIAGQGVNMQRDYDFHATRYFEDLDAAELIGTRAAERTIARLNPTRIDSGQMPIIFDPRVGSGFLSYLIQGISGGAITRKTSFLLDSLGKPVFNEGITIKEDPWRKRGIASRAFDGEGLPTKPNNIIEKGRLNGWLLDSAAARQLGMTPTGHARRGVGGPPSTGTANLYLEAGKVTPEELMSDIKLGIYVTEMIGSGVNMITGDYSRGASGFIIRDGQLAEPVAEITVAGNLKDIFMHMVPANDLRFRRGTEVPTLRVDGLMVAGQ
- a CDS encoding bifunctional 2-C-methyl-D-erythritol 4-phosphate cytidylyltransferase/2-C-methyl-D-erythritol 2,4-cyclodiphosphate synthase, which gives rise to MMKRTDNIALIVAAGQGKRAGEGLPKQYRQIAGKAILAHAIDNLLAHPEIDTVQVVIADGHQALYQEAVGDRDLPQPVIGGVFRRDSVINGLKAAHDRGYKRVLIHDAARPFLPKTVIDRLLDALKSSKAAIPVLPVVDTLVNQEVEAVDRNLFHRVQTPQAFDLETVIAAHQAWTGSDEPTDDAQVVRAFGKKIALVTGDRLLEKLTYPADFSVAEAQMTEKMISVCGSGFDVHCFEAGDHIMLGGIKIPHDHGLAGHSDADVALHALTDALLGAIADGDIGTHFPPSDPQWKGANSTQFLEYAVALAKKAGAIIDHADVTVICEAPKVGPYRPAMRKHIAQILGLPEQRVSIKATTTEKLGFTGRKEGIAAQAVTSIRLPDILC
- a CDS encoding carbonic anhydrase, with product MIDFQKLIMGYQRFRSGDWTDQHDRWEHLSKGQNPKVLVIACSDSRVDPAQIFDTNPGEIFVIRVVGALVPPYERELGHHGVSAALEYAVTKLEVSDILVMGHGACGGIKASLEGTGSEDEDDDFFIKSWISLLDDARDRVVAEHGHESDVACRLEHEGVRTSIANLRSFPFVRDREAAGKLDLHGAWFAIENGSLHLLEPKSSEFIRL